Sequence from the Desulfovibrio sp. UIB00 genome:
GGCAGGAAAAAACGTTTTTTTGTGCACCTGCCAGTGTGGTTTGTGTGCTCAAACGAGAATAGCCGCTCCACCCGGCAATTTTTTTGTCTTGTCATGAAGTTCCCACTGAGGTAAATTAGTGAACAGAGGCTTTTTTATTTTTCTCTCCCGCTTTTTTTGCTTGCCAAGGACTCGGATTCCTAGTATGCATCCTCTTTCAACGATTGGTGCGGGAGGCTCCTTTCTGTTTTTCAATAACTTACTGACCAAGCATATATATTAAAGGTAATGCCCTGACCCCAGCCCTGTTTACCCAGACAGGGATGGGTTTTTTACGCCTTGCCCGCAGTAGGTTCTTTTTAGCCTTCCCACCAGATTACGCTTTCAGGGTGCAGTGACAGCAAGTTTTTTGCCCGCCGGCTTAGGCATGCTGATTTGTCTCGCGCAGCCGGGGCGCAACCGCTACCTATCTTGAGGTACCCATGGGCCAGCTCACCAAACAGTTCGGCAAGATCAAGGTTTCCCTCCCTATCCCACATCTGCTGAATCTGCAGATAGATTCTTACCAGAAATTCCTTCAGGAAGGCGTTTCAGATGCCGACCGCAGCCCAGAGGAAGGGCTGGAAGGTGTGTTCCACACCGTCTTCCCCATTGAGGATTTCAATAAGACCGCCAGTCTTGAGTTCGTCAGCTATGAAATCGGCGAACCCAAGTACGACCAGGCCGAGTGCATTTCCAAGGGGCTGACCTACGAGGCACCCATGCGCATCAAGGTGCGCCTGGTTGTCTATGACACCGATGAAGCTTCGGGCAACCGCACCATCCGCGACATCAAAGAGCAGGATATCTATTTTGGCACCCTGCCCCTGATGACGGAAAAGGGCACGTTTATCATCAACGGCACCGAGCGCGTCATCGTTAACCAGTTGCAGCGCTCGCCGGGCATCATCTTTGAGCACGACGGCGGCAAGACTCACACCAGCCGCAAGGTGCTCTATTCCTGCCGCATCATCCCCATGCGCGGCTCGTGGCTCGACTTTGACTTCGACCACAAGGATATTCTGTACGTCCGCATCGACCGCCGCCGCAAGATGCCTGCCACCATCCTGTTCAAGGCCATGGGCATGAGCAAGGAGCAGATTCTTGAATACTTCTACTCGCAGGAGCACTACCGCATTGAGTCGGCCAGCAGCCTGTTCTGGGAAGTGCGCAAGGATCTGTACCGCAAGGACAACGCCTACGCCGACATCATCGACGCGCAGGGCAATGTCATTGTCAAGGCTGGCAAGCCCATCACCAAGCGCAGCTGGCGCCTGATCTGCGAAGCGGGCATTGAAGCTATTGAAGTTCGCCCCGACACGCTGGACGCCATGTTCCTGGCTTTGGACGTGGCCGACCCCAAGACCGGCGAAGTGCTGGCAGAAGCTGCGGACGAAATCACCGCAGGCCTGCTTGACCGCTTCCGCGAAGCGGGCATCACGCGCATTGCCGTTCTGCACACCAAGGGTACGGATACGTCTTCGTCCATCCGCGACACCCTGGTTCAGGATCGCATCCCCGACCAGCAGAAAGCGCAGGAAGAAATCTACCGTCGTCTGCGTCCGTCTTCTCCGCCTACCCCGGAAATTGCGGCCAGCTTTTTTGACAACCTGTTCCGCAACGGCGACTACTATGACCTGTCGCCCGTGGGCCGCTACAAACTCAACCAGCGTCTGAGCCTGGATGAGGCTGACGACCTGCGCACGCTGACCGACCACGACATCCTCACCGCCATCAAGGTGCTGGTGCAGTTGAAGGACAGCCACGGCCCCGCCGATGATATCGACCACCTTGGCAACCGCCGTGTGCGTCTGGTGGGCGAACTGGTGGAAAACCAGTACCGCATCGGCCTTGTGCGTATGGAACGCGCCATCAAGGAGCGCATGAGCCTTCAGGAAATTTCCACGCTCATGCCCCACGACCTTATCAATCCCAAGCCTGTGGCGGCTGTGCTGAAAGAATTCTTCGGCACCTCGCAGCTTTCGCAGTTCATGGATCAGACCAACTCGCTCTCCGAAGTGACGCACAAGCGCCGCCTTTCGGCTCTGGGCCCCGGCGGTCTTACCCGTGAACGCGCGGGCTTTGAAGTGCGCGACGTGCACACCTCGCACTATGGCCGCATCTGCCCCATTGAAACGCCTGAAGGCCCGAACATCGGCCTGATCGTTTCGTTGACCACCTTTGCCAAGGTAAACGACTACGGCTTTATCGAAACGCCTTACCGTGTTGTGCGCGATGCCCGCGTTACCAATGACGTGGTGCACCTTGATGCATCCCGCGAAGGTGGTCAGGTTGTGGCTCAGGCCAACGCCCGCACCGATGCCGACGGCAACCTGCTTGACGAATACGTTACCGTGCGCGTCAAGGGCGAAGTGGAAATGAACCCGCGTGAAGAAGTGACCCTGATGGACATTTCGCCCAGCCAGATGGTCTCCATCTCTGCCGCGCTCATTCCCTTCCTGGAACACGACGACGCCAACCGCGCGCTCATGGGTTCAAACATGCAGCGTCAGGCCGTGCCGCTTCTGCGCGCCGAAAAGCCCCTGGTGGGCACCGGCATGGAAGTGGACGTGGCCCGCGACTCCGGCGCGTGCATCGTGGCTCCCGCTCCGGGCAAGGTGGAATATGTGGACGCCGACCGCCTCATCGTTTCCTACGAAGGCGACGTGTTCCCCAAGCAGGGCGGCGTGCGCGCCTATGACCTGCTGAAGTTCCACAAGTCCAACCAGAACTCCTGCTTTGGACAAAAGCCCACCTGCTACCCCGGCATGCCCGTGAAAAAGGGCCAGATTCTGGCTGACGGCCCCGGTATTGACGAAGGCGAACTGGCCCTCGGCAAAAACCTGGTGGTCGCCTTCATGCCTTGGTGCGGTTACAACTACGAAGACTCCATCCTCATTTCCGAGCGCACCGTTCGCGAGGATACCTTTACCTCCATTCATATTGAAGAATTCGAGGTAGTGGCCCGCGACACCAAGCTTGGACCGGAGGAAATCACCCGCGATATTCCCAACGTCAGCGAAGAAATGCTGCGCAATCTGGACGAAAGCGGCATCATCCGCATCGGCGCAGCGGTCAAGCCCGACGATATCCTTGTGGGCAAGATCACGCCCAAGGGCGAAACCCAGCTTACACCTGAAGAAAAGCTGCTTCGCGCCATCTTCGGCGAGAAGGCCAGGGATGTGAAAAACACCTCCCTCAAGGTTCCCCCGGGAGTGGAAGGCACCATCATTGACGTGAAGGTCTTCAACCGCCGCTCCGGCGAGAAGGACGACCGCACGCTGGCTATTGAAAGCCACGACACGTCCGTGCTGGACCAGAAGGAATCTGATCACCTTCGCGCGTTGTCCGACCGTACCCGCGTTCAGATTGCCCCGCATGTGCTGGGCAAACAGATCGCCGCCGCAGTGCCGGGCAAAAAGAAGGGCGAAGTGCTGGCCGAAGTGGGCGCAGCCCTGACCGAAGATGTGCTTGAGCAGATCCCCGTGAAGAAACTCGCGGGCCTGTTCAAGAGCAAGGAAGTCAACGACTCCGTGGCCGACGTGCTCAAGTCTTACGACCAGCAGGTTGAATACCTGAAGGCCATTTACGACTCCAAGCGCGAAAAGGTTACGGAAGGCGACGATCTGCCCCCCGGCGTCATCAAGATGGTCAAGGTGCACATCGCCATCAAGCGTAAGCTCTCTGTGGGCGATAAAATGGCTGGCCGCCACGGTAACAAGGGTGTTGTTTCCTGCATTCTGCCGGAAGAAGACATGCCCTTCTTTGCCGACGGTCGCCCCGTGGACATCGTGTTGAACCCCCTGGGCGTGCCTTCACGTATGAACATCGGGCAGATCATGGAAACCCACCTTGGGTGGGGCGCCAAGGAACTGGGTCGGCAGCTGGCCGAACTGGTTGACTCCGGCGCGGCCATGCAGGTTGTGCGCGAAGAACTGAAGGGCGTTTACAATTCGCCTGAAATCAGCGCCTTGGTGGACAGCATGAGCGATGAGGAATTCAAGGCCTCCGCCCTCAAGCTGCGCAACGGTATTGTTACCAAGACCCCGGTGTTCGACGGTGCCACCGAAGAAGAAATCTGGGGCTGGATGGACAAGGCTGGTCTTGCCAACGACGGCAAAACCACCCTGTACGATGGCCGCACGGGTGTTCCCTTCAAGAACCGCGTGACCACGGGCGTCATGTACATGCTCAAACTGCACCACCTGGTTGACGAAAAAATCCATGCCCGTTCCACTGGCCCCTACTCGCTGGTGACGCAGCAGCCCCTCGGCGGTAAAGCCCAGTTCGGTGGACAGCGTCTTGGTGAAATGGAAGTGTGGGCTCTGGAAGCTTACGGAGCGGCCTATCTGCTGCAGGAATTCCTCACGGTCAAGTCGGACGACGTGACCGGGCGCGTGAAGATGTACGAGAAGATCGTCAAGGGAGACAATTTCCTTGAAGCCGGTCTGCCCGAATCCTTCAACGTGTTGGTGAAGGAACTCATGAGCCTTGGCCTCAACGTGACCCTGCATCAGGAAGAAGGCAAGAAAAAGCCCAAACGCGTGGGCTATATGAAAGAACGCGAGGAAGAGGCGTAACAGCCCCTTTCTGCGGCCCCGGAAACGCGTTGCGTTGGCCGTGAGCGGTTATGCCTCTCACGGCCAACGACAGCATGGCTAACGATTTCAACGAGCTTTTTACAAAGCAAGGTATACTATGAGCCTGGACGATCTTTTCACCGCACGCGGCGCGTCGACCAACGTGACGAACATCCGCAACCTGAAAGCCATCCAGATTTCCATCGCATCGCCCGAGGCCATTCGTGAATGGTCATATGGCGAAGTGAAAAAGCCGGAAACCATCAATTATCGTACCTTCAAGCCGGAGCGCGACGGCCTGTTCTGCGCCAAGATCTTCGGCCCTGTGAAGGACTATGAATGCAACTGCGGCAAATACAAACGCATGAAGCACCGCGGCATCGTCTGCGAAAAGTGCGGCGTTGAAGTTATTGCCTCCAAGGTACGCCGCGAGCGCATGGGCCACATTGAGCTGGCCGCGCCCGTTGCCCATATCTGGTTTTTGAAGACCCTGCCTTCCAAGATCGGCACCCTGCTCGACATGACCATGGCTGATCTGGAAAAGGTACTGTACTTCGACTCCTACATTGTTCTTGATCCCGGTCAGACCAATCTGCAGAAGCGTCAGGTCATCTCTGAAGACCAGTACCTCCAGATTCTTGACCACTACGGCACGGACGAAGTTCTGACCGTGGGCATGGGCGCGGAAGCCGTGCGCAGCCTGCTGGAAGAGCTGGAGCTGGAAAAGCTGCGCGCAGAACTGCGCGAAGAAGGCGAATCCACCAAGAGCCAGACCAAGAAGAAAAAGATCACCAAGCGCCTCAAGATTGTTGAAGCCTTCCTTGAGTCGGACAACAAGCCCGAATGGATGATCATGGAAGTCATTCCTGTCATCCCGCCGGAACTGCGTCCTCTGGTGCCGCTGGACGGTGGCCGCTTTGCCACCTCTGACCTCAACGACCTTTACCGTCGTGTGATCAACCGCAACAACCGTCTGAAACGGCTGATGGAACTGGGCGCGCCCGAAA
This genomic interval carries:
- the rpoB gene encoding DNA-directed RNA polymerase subunit beta — its product is MGQLTKQFGKIKVSLPIPHLLNLQIDSYQKFLQEGVSDADRSPEEGLEGVFHTVFPIEDFNKTASLEFVSYEIGEPKYDQAECISKGLTYEAPMRIKVRLVVYDTDEASGNRTIRDIKEQDIYFGTLPLMTEKGTFIINGTERVIVNQLQRSPGIIFEHDGGKTHTSRKVLYSCRIIPMRGSWLDFDFDHKDILYVRIDRRRKMPATILFKAMGMSKEQILEYFYSQEHYRIESASSLFWEVRKDLYRKDNAYADIIDAQGNVIVKAGKPITKRSWRLICEAGIEAIEVRPDTLDAMFLALDVADPKTGEVLAEAADEITAGLLDRFREAGITRIAVLHTKGTDTSSSIRDTLVQDRIPDQQKAQEEIYRRLRPSSPPTPEIAASFFDNLFRNGDYYDLSPVGRYKLNQRLSLDEADDLRTLTDHDILTAIKVLVQLKDSHGPADDIDHLGNRRVRLVGELVENQYRIGLVRMERAIKERMSLQEISTLMPHDLINPKPVAAVLKEFFGTSQLSQFMDQTNSLSEVTHKRRLSALGPGGLTRERAGFEVRDVHTSHYGRICPIETPEGPNIGLIVSLTTFAKVNDYGFIETPYRVVRDARVTNDVVHLDASREGGQVVAQANARTDADGNLLDEYVTVRVKGEVEMNPREEVTLMDISPSQMVSISAALIPFLEHDDANRALMGSNMQRQAVPLLRAEKPLVGTGMEVDVARDSGACIVAPAPGKVEYVDADRLIVSYEGDVFPKQGGVRAYDLLKFHKSNQNSCFGQKPTCYPGMPVKKGQILADGPGIDEGELALGKNLVVAFMPWCGYNYEDSILISERTVREDTFTSIHIEEFEVVARDTKLGPEEITRDIPNVSEEMLRNLDESGIIRIGAAVKPDDILVGKITPKGETQLTPEEKLLRAIFGEKARDVKNTSLKVPPGVEGTIIDVKVFNRRSGEKDDRTLAIESHDTSVLDQKESDHLRALSDRTRVQIAPHVLGKQIAAAVPGKKKGEVLAEVGAALTEDVLEQIPVKKLAGLFKSKEVNDSVADVLKSYDQQVEYLKAIYDSKREKVTEGDDLPPGVIKMVKVHIAIKRKLSVGDKMAGRHGNKGVVSCILPEEDMPFFADGRPVDIVLNPLGVPSRMNIGQIMETHLGWGAKELGRQLAELVDSGAAMQVVREELKGVYNSPEISALVDSMSDEEFKASALKLRNGIVTKTPVFDGATEEEIWGWMDKAGLANDGKTTLYDGRTGVPFKNRVTTGVMYMLKLHHLVDEKIHARSTGPYSLVTQQPLGGKAQFGGQRLGEMEVWALEAYGAAYLLQEFLTVKSDDVTGRVKMYEKIVKGDNFLEAGLPESFNVLVKELMSLGLNVTLHQEEGKKKPKRVGYMKEREEEA